One stretch of Prinia subflava isolate CZ2003 ecotype Zambia chromosome 7, Cam_Psub_1.2, whole genome shotgun sequence DNA includes these proteins:
- the ADRA2C gene encoding alpha-2C adrenergic receptor, protein MDLLLLVNTSLGSPNESLALPPASPSSSALLQPPSPYSPAAVASLAAVVGFLIVFTIVGNVLVVIAVLTSRALRAPQNLFLVSLASADILVATLVMPFSLANELMNYWYFGKAWCNIYLALDVLFCTSSIVHLCAISLDRYWSVTQAVEYNLKRTPRRIKAIILTVWLISAIISFPPLISVYRDPEGDVFPQCKLNDETWYILSSCIGSFFAPCLIMVLVYIRIYRVAKLRTRTLSEKRTMPEGSSQTENGLSRAAGGCTSLRTQLGENGHYSVHQWRKASELEDIELEESSTSESRRRRSREEHRRKSKSQSFSYSYSSKHSSSRLSRASNRSMQFFSYRRRRKRSSICRKKVAQAREKRFTFVLAVVMGVFVVCWFPFFFSYSLYGICREACEVPETLFKFFFWIGYCNSSLNPVIYTIFNQDFRRSFKHILFKKKKKNFRH, encoded by the coding sequence ATGGATCTGCTGCTGTTGGTGAACACGAGCCTGGGCTCTCCCAACGAGTCCCTGGCGCTGCCCCCCGCCTCGCCGTCCTCCTCGGCCCTCCTGCAGCCGCCCTCCCCCTACTCGCCGGCGGCCGTGGCCAGCCTGGCGGCGGTGGTGGGCTTCCTCATCGTCTTCACCATCGTGGGCAACGTGCTGGTGGTGATAGCTGTGCTCACCAGCCGGGCGCTGAGAGCCCCCCAGAACCTCTTCCTGGTGTCCCTGGCCAGCGCGGACATCCTGGTGGCTACCCTGGTCATGCCTTTCTCCTTAGCCAACGAGCTTATGAATTACTGGTACTTCGGCAAGGCTTGGTGTAACATTTACCTGGCGCTGGACGTGCTGTTCTGTACCTCGTCCATCGTGCACCTGTGCGCCATCAGCCTCGACAGGTACTGGTCGGTCACACAGGCGGTGGAGTACAACCTCAAACGGACACCGCGGCGGATCAAGGCCATCATCCTCACCGTGTGGCTCATTTCGGCCATCATCTCCTTCCCGCCATTGATCTCCGTCTACCGGGACCCCGAAGGAGATGTCTTTCCCCAGTGCAAGCTTAATGATGAGACATGGTACATCCTCTCTTCTTGCATTGGCTCTTTCTTTGCCCCCTGCCTCATCATGGTGTTGGTCTATATCCGCATCTACCGCGTGGCCAAGCTAAGGACCAGGACCCTCTCTGAGAAGCGTACGATGCCGGAGGGGTCCTCCCAGACTGAGAACGGCTTGAGCCGCGCTGCTGGTGGCTGCACGTCCCTGAGGACGCAGCTGGGAGAGAACGGACATTACTCGGTGCACCAGTGGCGCAAAGCCTCCGAGCTGGAGGACATtgagctggaggagagcagcacCTCAGAGAGCAGGCGGAGGCGGAGCCGGGAGGAGCATCGCCGCAAAAGCAAGAGCCAGTCCTTCTCCTACTCGTACTCCTCCAAGCACTCCAGTAGCCGTCTGTCCCGTGCGAGCAATCGCTCCATGCAGTTCTTCTCCTACCGCCGTCGCCGGAAGCGTAGCAGCATCTGCCGTAAGAAAGTTGCCCAGGCCCGGGAGAAACGCTTCACTTTTGTGCTGGCTGTGGTCATGGGGGTCTTTGTAGTTTGCTGgttcccttttttcttcagctACAGCCTCTATGGTATTTGCCGGGAGGCATGTGAGGTCCCTGAGACTCTCTTCAAGTTCTTCTTCTGGATTGGGTATTGCAATAGCTCCCTCAACCCAGTCATCTACACCATCTTCAACCAGGACTTCCGCAGGTCCTTTAAACACATTCTTtttaagaagaagaagaagaactTCCGGCATTGA